The window CGAGCGGGTGGAGTTGGCTGTATTTCCGCTACAGCTAACGTAAACCCTAAGGCCATCGCAGAATTGGCGGCGCATTGGAAAGAATCTGATGCAGATCAACTCCAAGGCGCTCTAGATCAAGTACGATCTATTTTTGCTCAATATCAGATGATTGCCGGTATGAAAACTGCTGTTGCACATTACAGCAAGGATTCTGAGTGGTTACGCGTACGCCCACCACTTATGCAGCTCAGCGCAGACCAGCAAGCGAAGTTATTGGGAGAGTTACAAAAAATTAATTTTAGTATGTCAGGTCTTTAATTCAACAAACGCAAAACAGGAGACAAAATAATGAAACTAATCAAAGTTATTGCTGTATCACTCACGATGATGTTTAGTGCCGCACAAGCACAAAATATCTCTATCGCAACCGGTGGTACTGGTGGCGTTTACTACCCAATGGGTGGTGGACTTGCCTCAGTCTTATCCAAGCATGTACCAGGAATGTCAGCAACCGCTGAAGTTACAGGCGGCTCAGTTGATAATTTAAAACTCGTTGGTAGTGGCAAACCTTACGTTGGTTTCTCAATGGCAGATGCCGCCAAAGATGCAAAAGATGGTGAAGACAAATTTAAGGGCAAGCCAATAGATTTGCGGAACTTACTCATTCTGTATCCAAACCAAATGCACGTTGTTACCGTAGAATCCACCGGCATTAAAACCATGAAAGATTTAAAAGGTAAGCGCGTAAGTACCGGCTCACCTGGTAGCGCAACTGAAGTCATGGCATTTCGTTTGCTCGAGGCTGCTGGCCTTGACAAAGACAAAGATGTTAAGCGTGAGCGTTTGAGTGTTGCAGAGTCAGTCAATGCTGTTAAAGATCGCAAAATCGACGCTTTCTTCTGGGTTGGTGGTTTACCAACAGCAGCTGTAACAGATCTTGCCAATAGCCCAGGCATGAAAATTGTCATGGTAGACAGCGCTGCCGAAGTTCCTGCTATGAATAAAAAATATGGCAATCTTTACTTCCCAGCCCTGATTACAAAGCAAACTTATAGCGGCATGGAAAAAGATAACAATGTGGCAGCGGTTGCAAATCTGTTAGTTGTGAATGCTTCTATGTCTGATGCAGAAGCATACAAAATCGTTAAAGCTGTTTTTGATAATCAGCTTGAACTGGTACGCTCACATGCTGAATACAGAAACATTAAGCTAGAGAATCAAAAAGCGAATGCCTCGCCGATTGCATATCATCCAGGCGCGTTGAAGTACTTTAAAGAAAAAGGCATCAAAGTAAACTAAGCCATATCGGGGTGAGTTAATCTCACCCCTTCTGCTTTAATGCAATACATCAATATAAAAATAGACGAATTAAGACATGAATCAAAACGCAATTGATAACGAAACCCAAGATAAGCTAGACGCCTTCATCAAGCAAGAAGAGGGCGACTCTAATGACTACAAAGGTCTACTAGCTATATTCATCACGCTAGTAGCAGTAGGCATGTCTTTATTTCATTTGTATGCAGCCTACTCGATCGTTCCAACCCACCAACTCAGAGTCATTCACGTTGCTCTAGTCCTATTTTTAGTATTTTTAAGCTTTCCTATTTCGGCTCGTTTTAAAAACAAGTTGATGTTTTGGGATGTCTTACTTGCCGTAGGCTCAATTGCTATCGCTTATTACATTCTGGCCGGTGGCGATGATCTGATGGACAGAAATACCTCGCCAGACTCTACTGACGTTATGGTTGGTATTGCCCTCATCCTTATTATTCTTGAGGCCGTCAGAAGAACAAATGGCATGGTACTGGTTACTGTTACGGTGCTTTTCTTGCTATATGCTTTCTTTGGCAATTACCTTCCCGCCCCATGGACCCACAAAGGTTATGGCTTAGATAGGCTGGTGGGTTATATGTACATGAGTCTAGAAGGTATCTATGGAACTGCCGTCGACGTCTCTGCAACCTTGATTATTTTATTCACTATCTTTGGCGCCTTTTTGCAGTTCACTGGCGCAGGAAAATTCTTCATTGACTTCTCTTTTGCCGCAATGGGCGGCAAATCATCTGGGGTAGGTAGAACGATTGTTCTATCGTCATTCCTGATGGGCGGCCCATCAGGTTCGGGTGTGGCGACCACCGTTACGGTTGGCTCTGTTGCTGCGCCTATGCTTGAAAAAGTCGGTTACGAAAAAAATGCTGCAGGTGGCCTTTTAGCTGCAGGCGGACTTGGCGCCATCATCTCACCCCCGGTATTGGGTGCTGCTGCTTTCCTGATTGCTGACTTCCTCAAAATTTCCTACTTAGATGTGTTGCTTATGGCAACCATTCCCACGATTCTGTTCTACCTTGGATTGTTTGTCATGGTCGAAATCGATGTACGTAAGTACGGTATGAAAGGTATTCAATTTGCATCCGCAGAAAGCGCCTGGCAGTTAACCAAAAAATACTGGTTTCATTTTTTCTCCTTGATCTCCATCGTGGTGTTCATGATGTTTGGTTTCTCGCCCGTGATGTCAGTCTTTTGGGCGACCGTTGTTTCCGCTTTTTCAAGCATGTTGCGTGAAGATACGGCAATCATTCCATGGGCCTGGTTTAGAGGTAAAGAACCTATTCTTTCTGGCCTTTATCGATCTAACTTAGTCAAAGCGCTCTCATCTGGCTCTACGGGTGTATTAGCGATTGCAGTAACGTGTGCGGGTGCAGGCCTGATTGTTGGAACAGTGACCCTTACCGGACTTGGTCTCAAATTTAGCTCGATTGTGATTCAGTACGCCGGCGGCTCCTTACTACTAACAGCCATCTTTACAGCATTGATTGTGTGGATCGTCGGCCTTGCAGTACCGGTAACCGCCTCTTACATTATTTGTGCTGTGATCGCTGCACCAGCCCTGATTAACTTAGGTGTGCCTGCATTTGCTGCACATATGTTTATCTTCTACTACGCAGTCCTCTCCGAGGTATCTCCTCCAACTGCTCTTTCACCCTTTGCAGCTGCAGCGATTTGTAAGGGCAATCCTTACAAGACCACCTTGCAAACATGGAAGTACGTTGCCCCTGCTATTTTGGTGCCATTCATGTTTGTACTCGATGAGTCTGGTGTGAGCTTATTGCTCATGGGCTCGACATCGGCCTTAGAGCAAGCGGACTGGATGCAGATTGCCTGGATTTCATTTACTGCTGTAGTTGGCATCATTTGTTTGGCCGGCGGCTTACAGGGTTGGTTTATTGAAAAAACCAAAGTATTTGAGCGAGTGATTATGGTGATCTCTGGCGTAGCACTAGCCTACCCATCAATGGAAGCAGACTTAATCGGCTTCGCTGGTTTTGGCTTGGTACTCATTACTCAGTTCATGGCCTACTCTAAGATGAAGTCTAAGGCAGCCTAAGTTAAGCTCAACGAACTGCAGCAAAAATAATCCCGCTCAGTGCGGGATTATTTTTGCCTGTCAACTACCAAGCATTACAGCAAGTCATTTAGACAATTTTTGTCCAAGCTAACTTACCAGCATACTTTTTGACTGCGGCCTCATCAAACTCGAAACCTAAGCCTGGGGTTTTATGCAAGATCAAATCGCCATTCTTAAAGGTGAGCTGCTTATTGATCAACCGGCGGAAATTCAAGACCTGATCATCTAAGAAAAACTCTACAAAGCGGGCATTGGGTGTTGCAGCTACCAGAGGAGCATGCAAATCATGCATCCAGTGCGGACACACAATCACTCCTTTTAAATCTGCATAAGCTGAGATACGGCGCCACTCTGTAATGCCACCACACACTGCGGCATCAGACTGCAAAATGGCAGCGCCACCAAAATCGATCAACTCCCTAAAACGCCAGCGTCCAGACTCCATCTCACCGGTGGCGACATTAATTGTGGTTTGGCGTGCCAAGGCGGCATGTAAATCAATTGCGTCTGGCGAGAAGGGCTCTTCAATCCAATATGGGTTGTAGGCTTCAAAGCGACGAATGTATTCCAGCGCCGTTGGTAAATCACGCCAAGCATTGTTTGCATCTAAGGTCAGCAAAACATCCTCACCTACGGCCTTACGAGCAGCCTTCACGCGCGCCTCCTCCTCCCTTGGAGAAAGGCGACCTACTTTCATTTTGACAGCTTTAAAGCCCTGTTTCACATAGGACTCCATCTCCTTGCCCAGCTTGGCAGGGGTTTTTCCATCCAAGTAATAGCCACCACTAGCGTAGGCAGGCACGCGGTCATCTACCACCGATCCCAAGTAATGATGGAGAGGTAATTTAGCAGCGCGGGCATTTAAATCCCACAGCGCCGTATCTAGGATCGAAATGCCTCGCATGACTGCGCCAGAACGGCCCTGCAGAATAGATTCGTTATACATTTCCATCCACAGACCTTCGCTGCGGTGACTGTTTTGACCAATCAACTTTGGGGCTAGTAACTGCTCGACAGCAATCTTGGCAATATCGCCACCAGCGCTACCAACGTAGCAAAAACCAATGCCCTCATTGCCATCCTTGCCGCGTACCTTTACTAAGCAATAGTGCCGCTCTGAAACCGTACGAGTGGAAAAGGAAGTGACCTTATCCAAAGGGACCACAACCGCTGCAACTGATACTGACTCAATAATGGGCATGTGAACTCCTAATTCAAAAAATAATTGTATCGATAACTTTTGTCACTTTCCTTGACCCACTTCAATAGAAAATTGTTGCACTACAACATAAATATTAGAGAGTTCGGCCACAATATTGGATAATTGGGCAGTGAAGAACAGCGCAAGTCATCTGCCTAACTGGCTGAATAATGTAAGCCAAATGATTGGGCCCTCCCTAATCATGCTGATGGTATTGCTGACGCTAGGGATTATCTCTAGTGCACAAGCGCAACCAGCAAGCCAGCCTAATACAACGAATAAGACAGCGAATAAGACTCCACAGATCAAGCAAAAGTCTGCGGCCTCTACTAGCAAACAGTCTGGTATCAAAGTCAAAGAAAGTGCAATCGATAAGCCTTCAAAGAGTCTGAGTTTGGATCCCGAACTGTTTAAAAGAATTGATGGCGATCACACTAATGCAAGCGGAGCAAATCTAGACTATCGCGTGCAACGCGGTTGCCTACGTCGCACCTTTAACGAGGAGAGTCTTCCCGCCAACCTAGGCCTGCAAGATCGTAATTTCAGTGATTTTTTTAGAGCCCAGACCAAAGGGTTTTTTGATCGCATGCGCGGCAATTGCATTCCTTACGCGCTAGCCCTTGGAAATCGTAATCGCTTTGAGTCACTCAGCATCATGAACGGCCCAATACAGGATGCCAAGACCGAGGTTTGGACATTTACACCCTCAGCGGCGGGCAGCTTCTTGATTCAGCAAGACTACTTAAAAGAAGAATCCAAGCGCTTTACTGAAGTTCAGCTAAAACTTAGTGACGTGCTATATGACCCCAAAAGGGTCGGAGATAAATTACCGGTAGAGCTAATCTGGGAGCTGAATTCAGTCATCAAGCAAATTTATCCCGATGAAAGTAACGCTCTAGAAAATACCAATAGTATTGTTCGCCTCATCGTTGATTTTGGCGACAAAGAGCGCTGGGCGCAAATTTGGGCGGTAGAGATTATTGATCCCGCCACACAAGAGGTATTTGCTAGTGCATTTTGGGTCGAGCGTAACGATATTCCGGGCGCCTTCTATACCGGCACTGGGGAATCTATTG is drawn from Polynucleobacter arcticus and contains these coding sequences:
- a CDS encoding TAXI family TRAP transporter solute-binding subunit is translated as MKLIKVIAVSLTMMFSAAQAQNISIATGGTGGVYYPMGGGLASVLSKHVPGMSATAEVTGGSVDNLKLVGSGKPYVGFSMADAAKDAKDGEDKFKGKPIDLRNLLILYPNQMHVVTVESTGIKTMKDLKGKRVSTGSPGSATEVMAFRLLEAAGLDKDKDVKRERLSVAESVNAVKDRKIDAFFWVGGLPTAAVTDLANSPGMKIVMVDSAAEVPAMNKKYGNLYFPALITKQTYSGMEKDNNVAAVANLLVVNASMSDAEAYKIVKAVFDNQLELVRSHAEYRNIKLENQKANASPIAYHPGALKYFKEKGIKVN
- a CDS encoding mandelate racemase/muconate lactonizing enzyme family protein — protein: MPIIESVSVAAVVVPLDKVTSFSTRTVSERHYCLVKVRGKDGNEGIGFCYVGSAGGDIAKIAVEQLLAPKLIGQNSHRSEGLWMEMYNESILQGRSGAVMRGISILDTALWDLNARAAKLPLHHYLGSVVDDRVPAYASGGYYLDGKTPAKLGKEMESYVKQGFKAVKMKVGRLSPREEEARVKAARKAVGEDVLLTLDANNAWRDLPTALEYIRRFEAYNPYWIEEPFSPDAIDLHAALARQTTINVATGEMESGRWRFRELIDFGGAAILQSDAAVCGGITEWRRISAYADLKGVIVCPHWMHDLHAPLVAATPNARFVEFFLDDQVLNFRRLINKQLTFKNGDLILHKTPGLGFEFDEAAVKKYAGKLAWTKIV
- a CDS encoding TRAP transporter permease, whose product is MNQNAIDNETQDKLDAFIKQEEGDSNDYKGLLAIFITLVAVGMSLFHLYAAYSIVPTHQLRVIHVALVLFLVFLSFPISARFKNKLMFWDVLLAVGSIAIAYYILAGGDDLMDRNTSPDSTDVMVGIALILIILEAVRRTNGMVLVTVTVLFLLYAFFGNYLPAPWTHKGYGLDRLVGYMYMSLEGIYGTAVDVSATLIILFTIFGAFLQFTGAGKFFIDFSFAAMGGKSSGVGRTIVLSSFLMGGPSGSGVATTVTVGSVAAPMLEKVGYEKNAAGGLLAAGGLGAIISPPVLGAAAFLIADFLKISYLDVLLMATIPTILFYLGLFVMVEIDVRKYGMKGIQFASAESAWQLTKKYWFHFFSLISIVVFMMFGFSPVMSVFWATVVSAFSSMLREDTAIIPWAWFRGKEPILSGLYRSNLVKALSSGSTGVLAIAVTCAGAGLIVGTVTLTGLGLKFSSIVIQYAGGSLLLTAIFTALIVWIVGLAVPVTASYIICAVIAAPALINLGVPAFAAHMFIFYYAVLSEVSPPTALSPFAAAAICKGNPYKTTLQTWKYVAPAILVPFMFVLDESGVSLLLMGSTSALEQADWMQIAWISFTAVVGIICLAGGLQGWFIEKTKVFERVIMVISGVALAYPSMEADLIGFAGFGLVLITQFMAYSKMKSKAA
- a CDS encoding M23 family metallopeptidase; the protein is MIGPSLIMLMVLLTLGIISSAQAQPASQPNTTNKTANKTPQIKQKSAASTSKQSGIKVKESAIDKPSKSLSLDPELFKRIDGDHTNASGANLDYRVQRGCLRRTFNEESLPANLGLQDRNFSDFFRAQTKGFFDRMRGNCIPYALALGNRNRFESLSIMNGPIQDAKTEVWTFTPSAAGSFLIQQDYLKEESKRFTEVQLKLSDVLYDPKRVGDKLPVELIWELNSVIKQIYPDESNALENTNSIVRLIVDFGDKERWAQIWAVEIIDPATQEVFASAFWVERNDIPGAFYTGTGESIERTFWTNPLSYRRISRGVGSVRASSKKVAPAKNGVAPAAAPKQRYRAHMGIDYAAPTGTPIFSVATGKVVHLGYSGAFGNLIILEHPGNYRTYYAHLSSYNVELEVGNEVRRGLEIGYVGSTGRSTGPHLHFELRKDGVYVDPYSQKTQLDLWNMRDSDSGLLTREVLLLGTPITNSELPDKN